From the genome of Pelosinus fermentans DSM 17108:
CTGGTATTAGCAGGTGCCGCTGTCAGCGCGCTGCTGGCAGCGCTCAGCCAGGGCATCGCCCTATACTTCGGCGTGGCCCAGGATATGATGTTCTGGACGGCAGGCGGAGTGGCCGGTTCTAACTGGGAGCAAATTAGGATTATGGCGCCGTGGATACTTGGCGCGCTCTTGGGAGCCATCGCCATTGCCCGCTCTGTTTCTCTGCTGAGCCTTGGCGAGGATGTAGCCAAGGGATTGGGGCTGAATACGACGGTGGGCAGTGTACTGTGCTTCCTGATCGTACTGATACTGGCGGGCGCTTCCGTTTCCGTTGTGGGCGCTGTGGGGTTTGTGGGCCTTATCATCCCCCATCTGGCACGGTATTTTGTAGGCGTGGATTACCGCTGGGTTATCCCTTCCTCAGCGGTGTTGGGTGCGCTGCTCATGGTGCTGGCCGATTTGGGTGCGCGAACGCTCAACCCGCCTTTTGAAACCCCCATCGGCGCGCTGATTGGACTTGTCGGCGTTCCTTTCTTTTTGTATCTTGTTCATAAGCAAAGGATGGCACTGTGATGATGAACCAACTGAAAAAAAACGAAGCCTATAAAAGAAAAATTGCTTTGCGCAACACGGCCATTGTCGTCGGCTGCGCGGCGCTGCTCCTACTTTCCTTTATCATCAGCATGAACACCGGATACACGAAACTGCCTCCGTCAGATACGCTGCGCACTTTGTTCGGCGGCGGTACGGCCAGAGAAAATCTCATTTTATTCGATTTCCGGCTGCCCCGTATTGTGGTTTCCATTCTAGTGGGGGCAGGTCTCGCGCTATCCGGCTGCATCATACAGGGCGTCGCAAAAAATGCGCTGGCTGATCCAGGCCTGCTCGGTATTAATGCGGGCGCAGGACTGATGGTTATCTTGTACGTGCTGTTCTTCGAGACGCATTCCTTCCTGTCGGTATTCACTCTGCCATTTCTGGCGCTGTTTGGTGCAGGCGCAACGGCAGGTATCATCTATGTGCTGGCCTTCAAAAAAGGAGAAGGCATCGCGCCTCTGCGCCTGATTTTAACCGGTGTGGCAGTGCAGGCGGGACTTTCTTCTTTGACCACCGTGCTGGTGGTCAAGCTGGCTGACACCCAGTTTGACTTTGTGGCGACATGGCAGGCAGGGAGCATCTGGGCAAGCAACTGGAAATTCGTGCTGACCCTGCTGCCGTGGCTGCTGCTCTTAATCCCCTATGTACTGTCTAAATCCCGCGTGCTGGATGTGCTGAATCTGGGGGATGATGTAGCTTACAGTCTGGGCGCGACGGTAGAGCGGGAACGGCGCAGGCTGCTTGCTGCCTCGGTCGCGCTGGCGGCCTCTTGCGTAGCGGTCAGCGGCAGCATCAGCTTTGTGGGGTTGATCGCGCCTCATCTGGCGCGGCGGCTTGTAGGACCGAGACATCGGATTCTGCTGCCTACCTGTGCACTTGCGGGAGCAGTATTGGTTTCGGCGGCAGATACCATCGCGCGGATGGTGGCTCAGCCCGCGGGAATTCCTACCGGCATCATGGTGGCGATCGTCGGCGCGCCGTACTTTCTCTATCTTTTGGCGAAAAGCAGATACTAACGAAAGGATGATAAATCTGAACAGCATTACAACCAAGAATTTAGCTGTCGCCTACGAGGATAATCTTGTAGTAAACGGTTTGAATATGCAGATTCCCCAGGGGAAAATAACGGCCATCATTGGTCCAAACGGCTGCGGCAAGTCTACGGTGTTAAAGACTGTGGGGCGTATCCTGAAACCGAAGAACGGCATGGTATACTTGAATGGGGACGATATCCGGCGCTTAACGACCAAGGAAGTTGCTCAGAAAATGGCAATCCTGCCTCAATCTCCCCAGGCTCCAGCCGGTTTGACGGTGGGCGAGCTGGTGGCCTACGGCCGCTTCCCCTATCAGCGGGGCTTGGACAAATTAAAGCCCGAGGATAAAGAAATTATCGCCTGGGCGCTGGAGGTTACAAAACTCACGGAGTTGGAAAACACGGCGGTAGACAACCTTTCCGGCGGGCAGCGTCAGCGGGTCTGGATCGCTATGGCTCTTGCACAGCAAACCGATTTGATTCTGCTGGACGAGCCGACCACCTATCTCGATTTGTCCTACCAGCTGGAAGTATTGGAACTGCTCTACCGTCTGAACCGGGAGCAGGGCCGCACCATAGTAATGGTGCTCCACGATTTAAACCTTGCCGCCCGCTTTGCCGACTACATGGTAGCGATCCGCTGCGGGAACATTATCTGCCACGGTGCGCCCGAAGAAATAATGACCACTAAAGTGCTGCGGGAAACGTTTCGCATCGACGCAAAGATCATAACCGAACCCCGCACGGGCAGACCCACCTGCATTTCCTATGACCTCATTAAGGAGAATGAACCTAGACCCTACATGAAAGAAGGTGCCAAATGAAAAAAATTGCAATCTACGGCAAGGGCGGTATCGGAAAATCGACCACCGTGTCCAATGTATCCGCAGCCATGGCAGCGCTGGGGCTGACCGTACTGCAAATCGGCTGCGACCCTAAGGCCGATTCCAGCCGCACTCTGACCGGCGGGAAAAACATCCCCACAGTGCTGGATACCTTGCGGAAAAAGGGCGATGCAGAGCTTGACGACCTCGTGGTAAAAAGCAGCACAGGCGTGCTGTGTGTGGAATCCGGCGGCCCGGTTCCCGGGGTGGGCTGTGCCGGGCGCGGCATCATCACGGCTTTTGAAAAGCTGGAGGAGCTGGATGCCTACGAAATCTACAAACCGGATGTGGTGCTTTACGACGTACTGGGCGATGTGGTCTGCGGCGGCTTTGCTATGCCCATCCGGGGCGGCTATGCTGACGAGGTGTGCATTGTCACCTCGGGTGAGATGATGGCCCTCTATGCAGCGGCGAATATCGCCCACGCGGTCAAGAGTTTTGGCAAGCGCGGCTACGCCTCCCTGCGGGGGCTGATCCTCAACGCCAAGAACATTGAAGGCGAAAATGAGCTGGTGGATAAGGCAGCAGCGGAGATTGAAGCACCGGTTATTTACCGCTTGCCCCGCGATCCTTTTGTGCAGCAGGCCGAGGCCCAGGGAAAAACCGTGGTGGAGGCTTTCCCGGATTGCTCTATGGCGGCCCATTACAAGGCACTTGCCAGGCTGCTGCTGGAAGGAGGCGAAGCACCATAAACGAGTTGAAACACGTAAAGCGCCTGTCGGCAGTAAAATCCAACAACGGCATAAAATTCCTGACGCCCGCGGTTTCCCCCGGTAACCATTGCCCTATGCGCATCGCGTCGGTGAACGTGGAAAAAATCAAGGACTTGTCTTCCCTGCTGGTTGGAATGCCGGAGTGCACCACGCACTCGCGGCTTTTTAGCCCCAAGCCGGAAGGCAGGCATGGCGAGCTGTATTGGCTGTATGTACTGGATGCTCAGGAGGTGGTGTTCGGCTGCCGGAATGGGCTGATCGATGCCCTCAGAAAGATGGATAAAGCCGGAGCAAAGGCGATTTTAATGATTATCACCTGCGTGCCGGAGCTGATTGGGGAGGACATCCAGGCAATTCTCAATGAAGTACAGCCGGAATTGTCTGCGCGCGTCACCTTTGTGATGCTGGGGCAGTTCAAAAACATCAGTTATCCTCCCGGTTCGTGGAAAACAATGGAGGCGCTGGGCATGCTGATGGACGGGAAAGCAACAGATCCCAATCGCGTTAATGTGCTGGGCCGCGCCCCAGAAGAAGAACATATCCCCCTGCCGTCCCTGCTGCCCGCTCTCACGGGGCGCGGCCTTACTTTGCGCTATCTGGCGCCGGGCTCTTCCCTGGAGGATTTTCAAAGAGCGCCGGATGCTGCACTGAATTTGGTAGTTTCTCCCTTTATGCAGCCGCTGGCCGCCAGGATGGAGCGGGAATTTGGCGTGCCCTATATCACCCTGCACACGCTATATGATGTAGAGAGTATTGACAAGGCCTATACGGCTCTTGCAGAACGCTTCGGCTATTCCTGGGACGATGCATTTGAAAAGGAACGCCAGGAAGCACTTACTTTGCAGAATCAGGCGAGAAAAAGGCTGGGCGGGCTTCGGTATGTATTCTTTCCTAGAATTGACATACCCCTTCCACTAGCTGTCTTTCTTACCGGGCTTGGCATGGAGCCGCTGCTTTTGCATTTGGAGGAATATTATCCCGAGGACAGGGGCTATGCCAAGGAGCTTACTGACATGGGGCATAATCCGTGGGTTTGCCGGATGGTGAATGCACAAGCAGATTTGCCGATTTTGGAAAAGCTGGCTCCGGATTTATGCTTTGGTTATTTGCCGGAACCTAACAAAACCATTCCTTGCGTACCGGATTTATTTGATTTTTACGGACAAGTGGGTTATGCCCGTACGAGTTACCTGTTAAAAAGAATCTTAGGTATATTGAATGAAATCAACGCATCCGGGAAAGGAGGGACTGCACATGGGTCTGCATCGATTTAAGCCGCTGCCTTCGGGACGTATGGGTATTCTTTGGACACTTGCTGCCATCCGTGATGCTGCGCTTGTGGAATTTGGCTGCATGGGGCACATGCTCTACAGCGGTGTAACCCTCAAACGCGCAGGTGTACATAACGCCTGCAAGCTATACTCCACCCACATAGACGAAACAGATATCGCCCTTGGCGGCACAGAGAGGCTTAACCATACCATTGACAATGTGGTAAAGCGCGATCATCCTTGTGTGATTTTTCTTTTGCCCTCCTCGATTCCTGAGGTGATCGGGACGGATCTTCCCGCTCTCTGCGCGGAATTGCAGCCGGAATATCCCGGCGTTCGCCTGCTGCCCTTCGGTTATGGCGGTTTTAATGTCACTCAGCATCGCGGTATACAAGAAGCCCTTCTGCTGCTTGCCAAAACGCTGCCGGCGAATTTAAAACGGACGCAGGAGCCGACCTTTAATATCATCGGCTCCTGCGCTGATCTGTTCCGCTTTCAGGCGGATGCTATGGAGCTGGTTCGTATAATGGAGGGTGCATTCGGCATAAAGCCACTGTGTGTGATGACCTCGGATACATCGGTTACAGAAATTGAGAATATGGGCGGCGCACATATCAACCTTGTCATACGACGCGAAGGCGAACCTGCTGCGAAGCACTTGCAACAGCGCTTCGGGACGCCCTATCTTTTGGGACGGCCATATGGTATCGACGGAACCACCCGGTGGCTTGAGCAAATTACGCAAATAGCCGGTTTGACTCCTGATGCCGCTTTCCTCAAGGATCAGCGGGAAATCTCCCGGCAGCAGCTTGCATCCGTAATGCCGTCCTTACGGCACATCATAAGAGCGCACCCCGAGGAAGCCGTTTTGTCCTTGGGCGGACATGCCGATGTGGTCAGGGGCGTTCTTTCTTTTGGCTGCGGTGAACTTTCCCTTGCCAGAGGAACCTGCTGGTGCGACTGTCCCGATATGACCACTGAGGATATTCCTTATTTTTCGGAAGACCAATGGACGCGAGCGGTACAGGAACATAAGAAGGGTTATCTTATGGCCAGCGGTGAGGCGCTGGAATGGGCAGGCCGCAATACAAAGCTGCAAATTTCCAATCCCGATACAAAATGGCGTCTGCATCCCTATGAGCCTCCCTTTATGGGCTTTCGCGGTGCTGTTCATCTGGTAAATCTATGGATTAATGAGAATGTTGAAGATTGATCGAAAATAAGTAAGCTCTTGCAAAGCAAAAAGCAGAAGAGATAGCGGAGGTAAGCCGCTGCTTTCTGCTTTTTTATAATCATTAAAAAATTTTTTCGGTCGATGTATCGGAAGATTTCATTTGTAATTTCCCGTCAACTGTTGTATGGCAATCACTGGCCGCAGCAGTGTTACTTTGTACCAATGCAGCTTGTTGCTGTATTTGAGTAAGATCTTGCTCCAGCTGTTTGATGCGGGACCGGGCCTGATATAATTGTAACCTCAGCTTAATCTGGGAATAGATCTGTAAGGATAGCGCCAATAGAAACCCAAGAAATGCGGCTCCCCAAATCACAAATACCAATGATGTTTCAATATTCCATTTTAATAAGGCAACTTGCACAGCCATGCTGTTTTGAATCGCAAAGATTGCTATTAGACAAGCAAAAATTAAGGCAAAAAACAGGGTAATATAAATCATTTTAATTCCCCCTCACTTAATTCATATGACCTTTCCAGTTAACCATGGAAAACGTGAAGTGTCAATTCTTCACTTGCTATAATAAGGGCAGATGAATAGTATAATAAATCCCCTATGGAGCAGACACTTGAAGGTCTGCTCCATAGGGGATTTAAATATAGCATTTTTAAAAATTGTCTTTACTAAAGATTTTATTCGGGGTCATCGTCATTTTTCTTTAATGGTTTCATAGCTGGTTTTATTAGTCTGAATACATTTCCTGCTTGTTCAGAAGCTATGTTTTTTACAAATTCTTTTTCCGAAACTTGAGCCAGAACTAAACCGTATATCGATGTAGTTACAACGTTTGCCAATGCTGTAGTAAGGGGGATGGGCATCGTTCCCTCCACTTTAAATAAGGAAGCAACGGAGTAAATGAAAAACCATATGAATGTTGAAAAAATCCATCCCTTGAACAGAAGATTTGTACTTTTGATTAAAGGAACCAGATAAATGAAAACAATTCCGAGAATGCCCGTAAAACCGACATTTGCCGCTAGCGCAAACAAGATTTCTCCTATGCTGAATGGTGGAGTCTGCCCCAAAATGATGATTGCAGTCCAATCTGCAAACCGAAGACTGGTGAGACCGAAGAAACCAAGCAGTAAACTCGCGATATTCGCGACCAATCCACCTGTTATCCCTGCAATAAAACCTCTGGTAAATTTATCTCTCAAATGATTCCTCTCCTTCACAAACTATAACTTTAGTATAAACAAGGCTTTAGAAACTATTCAATGCACTGGAGCAAAT
Proteins encoded in this window:
- a CDS encoding FecCD family ABC transporter permease yields the protein MNQTNKPPIQIRKKSHAWTAWFIIIAGAGLLILLMAFSITKGAAEIPLSSVWDALFRFDEKNTQHLIIVDLRLPRVIASALVGAAFAVAGAIMQGVTRNPMADSGLMGLNAGAGFALSICFAFFPDLVYMQIILFSFLGAAFGAALVGGIASLRRGGATPIRLVLAGAAVSALLAALSQGIALYFGVAQDMMFWTAGGVAGSNWEQIRIMAPWILGALLGAIAIARSVSLLSLGEDVAKGLGLNTTVGSVLCFLIVLILAGASVSVVGAVGFVGLIIPHLARYFVGVDYRWVIPSSAVLGALLMVLADLGARTLNPPFETPIGALIGLVGVPFFLYLVHKQRMAL
- a CDS encoding LapA family protein, with product MIYITLFFALIFACLIAIFAIQNSMAVQVALLKWNIETSLVFVIWGAAFLGFLLALSLQIYSQIKLRLQLYQARSRIKQLEQDLTQIQQQAALVQSNTAAASDCHTTVDGKLQMKSSDTSTEKIF
- a CDS encoding FecCD family ABC transporter permease, with the translated sequence MMNQLKKNEAYKRKIALRNTAIVVGCAALLLLSFIISMNTGYTKLPPSDTLRTLFGGGTARENLILFDFRLPRIVVSILVGAGLALSGCIIQGVAKNALADPGLLGINAGAGLMVILYVLFFETHSFLSVFTLPFLALFGAGATAGIIYVLAFKKGEGIAPLRLILTGVAVQAGLSSLTTVLVVKLADTQFDFVATWQAGSIWASNWKFVLTLLPWLLLLIPYVLSKSRVLDVLNLGDDVAYSLGATVERERRRLLAASVALAASCVAVSGSISFVGLIAPHLARRLVGPRHRILLPTCALAGAVLVSAADTIARMVAQPAGIPTGIMVAIVGAPYFLYLLAKSRY
- a CDS encoding nitrogenase component 1; translated protein: MGLHRFKPLPSGRMGILWTLAAIRDAALVEFGCMGHMLYSGVTLKRAGVHNACKLYSTHIDETDIALGGTERLNHTIDNVVKRDHPCVIFLLPSSIPEVIGTDLPALCAELQPEYPGVRLLPFGYGGFNVTQHRGIQEALLLLAKTLPANLKRTQEPTFNIIGSCADLFRFQADAMELVRIMEGAFGIKPLCVMTSDTSVTEIENMGGAHINLVIRREGEPAAKHLQQRFGTPYLLGRPYGIDGTTRWLEQITQIAGLTPDAAFLKDQREISRQQLASVMPSLRHIIRAHPEEAVLSLGGHADVVRGVLSFGCGELSLARGTCWCDCPDMTTEDIPYFSEDQWTRAVQEHKKGYLMASGEALEWAGRNTKLQISNPDTKWRLHPYEPPFMGFRGAVHLVNLWINENVED
- a CDS encoding nitrogenase component 1, whose amino-acid sequence is MKHVKRLSAVKSNNGIKFLTPAVSPGNHCPMRIASVNVEKIKDLSSLLVGMPECTTHSRLFSPKPEGRHGELYWLYVLDAQEVVFGCRNGLIDALRKMDKAGAKAILMIITCVPELIGEDIQAILNEVQPELSARVTFVMLGQFKNISYPPGSWKTMEALGMLMDGKATDPNRVNVLGRAPEEEHIPLPSLLPALTGRGLTLRYLAPGSSLEDFQRAPDAALNLVVSPFMQPLAARMEREFGVPYITLHTLYDVESIDKAYTALAERFGYSWDDAFEKERQEALTLQNQARKRLGGLRYVFFPRIDIPLPLAVFLTGLGMEPLLLHLEEYYPEDRGYAKELTDMGHNPWVCRMVNAQADLPILEKLAPDLCFGYLPEPNKTIPCVPDLFDFYGQVGYARTSYLLKRILGILNEINASGKGGTAHGSASI
- a CDS encoding AAA family ATPase, with the protein product MKKIAIYGKGGIGKSTTVSNVSAAMAALGLTVLQIGCDPKADSSRTLTGGKNIPTVLDTLRKKGDAELDDLVVKSSTGVLCVESGGPVPGVGCAGRGIITAFEKLEELDAYEIYKPDVVLYDVLGDVVCGGFAMPIRGGYADEVCIVTSGEMMALYAAANIAHAVKSFGKRGYASLRGLILNAKNIEGENELVDKAAAEIEAPVIYRLPRDPFVQQAEAQGKTVVEAFPDCSMAAHYKALARLLLEGGEAP
- a CDS encoding ABC transporter ATP-binding protein — encoded protein: MINLNSITTKNLAVAYEDNLVVNGLNMQIPQGKITAIIGPNGCGKSTVLKTVGRILKPKNGMVYLNGDDIRRLTTKEVAQKMAILPQSPQAPAGLTVGELVAYGRFPYQRGLDKLKPEDKEIIAWALEVTKLTELENTAVDNLSGGQRQRVWIAMALAQQTDLILLDEPTTYLDLSYQLEVLELLYRLNREQGRTIVMVLHDLNLAARFADYMVAIRCGNIICHGAPEEIMTTKVLRETFRIDAKIITEPRTGRPTCISYDLIKENEPRPYMKEGAK